A DNA window from Ctenopharyngodon idella isolate HZGC_01 chromosome 8, HZGC01, whole genome shotgun sequence contains the following coding sequences:
- the kank3 gene encoding KN motif and ankyrin repeat domain-containing protein 3, with protein sequence MTQSVHISSKLPNLSAPFRCSNEEETDQGGSYSVQTPYGFQLDLDFLKYVEEIESGHSIRRANVNPRRGSRGDRGRNLGIGGRTSGWTSTESLSSTTSENGQTNQPYLQSPITPPSKSQPLSPLPVITPSQPTWSKVPPPPPPRNPRVERTLLETSLRLQQEQSQFSNGLGSNLSDLSKVSSKASGSNRDFSVASSQLASDAHLLQISPVVQNPLSGIWTRASPQTSGRSTPASNSGTLPPGQLQTVREQMATALRQLREMEEKVKGVPALEREVAMLRAEKERLALELRKKTEELDTTLKMQVSTEAVVGAFQPGPLPSPSIWNKRPECKIDEQDKKEIRKLTTTPVEKRSISVGSDIPLEAVLVFNRQALKDAAVETTIDVCHAAIETEASAMHDEGIQTGVDTEDVAVWVIESFLGLKSETEREIDTLQHTIKFQQESIQVLETQLTQVNQDLEALRAQEIERTSKIMLDKETIVKPETVNAQMETCPAEVCSVGVLFPDVTDPEYISKTDQSIQTDPVETSKEKTVALVSIGIQWESPYITDIQDSEEQTTSAETAGPLKSIMKRKDGSGAGAVSSGGKKSLKFVGILNGGYESTSSEEDEEEDEESSSDGSEAGACSDSSVEEEAALEDTSEEEMNINVDETDSDENMPAGTEDLKDQAEEVKEKFELSAKMREACLILKNHLNDGAKSVKSKEVLSSTHTVQLEWFRVSSAKMAQPLRVSNYLMAFSEVSPILLEHVVNMTDGNGNTALHYSVSHSNFTVVDLLLDTGMCNVDQQNKAGYTAVMLAALSAVKEEDDMAVVQKLFRLGNVNAKASQAGQTALMLAVSHGRHEMVRALLECGANVNIQDDEGSTALMCASEHGRAEIVSLLLEQPGCDISVVDNDGSNALSIALEASHNDIAVLLYAHMNYSKTQAEVSPKANPRVPSSPRKTWPSE encoded by the exons ATGACCCAATCAGTGCACATATCCTCCAAACTGCCAA ATCTGAGTGCCCCTTTTCGTTGCTCTAATGAGGAAGAAACAGATCAAGGTGGCTCCTATTCTGTACAGACACCCTACGGATTCCAACTGGACCTTGATTTTCTCAAGTATGTTGAAGAAATCGAGAGTGGACACAGCATTCGTAGAGCTAATGTGAACCCTCGGAGGGGATCTCGGGGTGACCGTGGGCGAAATTTGGGTATTGGGGGTCGGACCAGTGGCTGGACCTCCACTGAGTCCCTTTCCTCAACAACCAGTGAGAATGGCCAGACTAACCAACCTTATCTCCAGAGCCCAATTACACCACCTAGTAAATCACAACCACTTTCTCCATTACCAGTTATCACTCCCAGTCAACCTACTTGGTCCAAAGTGCCACCACCACCTCCACCACGCAACCCTAGGGTAGAGAGAACACTTCTTGAAACTAGCCTTCGGCTGCAACAGGAGCAGAGTCAGTTTTCAAATGGTTTAGGCTCTAATTTGTCCGACCTTTCCAAAGTGAGTTCCAAAGCCAGTGGATCTAATAGGGACTTCTCTGTAGCTTCTTCCCAGCTTGCTTCAGATGCTCACTTGCTACAGATATCACCTGTTGTGCAGAACCCCCTTTCTGGGATCTGGACCAGAGCAAGTCCTCAGACATCTGGAAGGAGCACCCCAGCCTCCAACTCAGGAACATTGCCTCCTGGGCAGCTTCAGACAGTGCGAGAACAGATGGCCACTGCCCTTAGGCAGCTGAGAGAGATGGAAGAGAAAGTGAAAGGAGTACCAGCTCTAGAAAGAGAAGTTGCCATGCTCCGTGCAGAAAAGGAAAGGTTGGCTCTGGAACTTCGAAAGAAAACAGAAGAACTTGATACAACGCTCAAAATGCAGGTCTCCACTGAGGCAGTAGTGGGAGCCTTTCAACCAGGACCCCTACCGTCGCCATCAATTTGGAATAAAAGGCCAGAATGCAAAATTGATGAACAAGACAAAAAGGAAATAAGGAAACTAACCACTACTCCTGTAGAAAAAAGATCCATATCAGTAGGTAGTGACATTCCTCTTGAGGCTGTGCTAGTCTTCAATCGTCAAGCACTCAAGGATGCTGCTGTCGAAACTACTATTGATGTTTGTCATGCAGCTATTGAGACTGAGGCTAGTGCCATGCATGATGAGGGAATTCAGACTGGAGTGGATACAGAAGATGTGGCAGTCTGGGTAATAGAATCATTTCTAGGGTTAAAAAGTGAGACAGAACGAGAAATTGATACCCTGCAACACACTATCAAATTTCAACAGGAGTCAATCCAGGTTCTTGAGACACAATTAACTCAGGTCAACCAAGATCTTGAAGCTTTAAGGGCTCAGGAAATTGAGAGGACATCCAAGATTATGTTGGACAAAGAGACAATAGTGAAACCAGAGACAGTCAATGCCCAAATGGAAACATGTCCTGCTGAAGTTTGTTCAGTTGGAGTGTTGTTTCCAGATGTGACTGACCCGGAGTACATTTCAAAAACTGACCAAAGCATTCAAACAGATCCTGTGGAAACTTCAAAGGAAAAAACTGTGGCGCTAGTAAGCATTGGTATCCAGTGGGAATCTCCCTACATCACAGATATACAAGACAGTGAAGAACAGACAACTTCTGCAGAGA CTGCAGGCCCTCTGAAATCTATCATGAAGAGGAAGGATGGGAGTGGCGCCGGTGCAGTTTCCAGTGGTGGCAAAAAGAGCTTGAAGTTTGTTGGAATTCTAAATGGAGG GTATGAGTCTACCTCTAGTGAAGAGGATGAAGAAGAGGATGAAGAGAGTTCCTCTGATGGAAGTGAGGCTGGTGCATGTTCAGACAGCAGCGTGGAAGAAGAGGCAGCTCTAGAGGATACATCTGAAGAAGAGATGAATATAAATGTGGATGAAACTGATAGTGATGAAAACATGCCAGCTGGGACTGAAGATTTAAAGGATCAGGCAGAGGAAGTAAAGGAAAA GTTTGAACTAAGTGCCAAAATGCGTGAAGCTTGTCTAATTTTGAAGAACCACCTTAATGATGGAGCCAAATCAGTAAAGAGTAAAGAAGTG TTGTCCAGCACTCATACCGTTCAGTTGGAGTGGTTCCGAGTATCCAGTGCAAAGATGGCCCAGCCATTACGTGTGTCAAATTACCTGATGGCTTTCTCAGAGGTCTCCCCCATCCTGCTGGAACACGTAGTCAACATGACTGACGGCAACGGCAACACTGCTTTACACTACAGTGTCTCCCATTCCAACTTCACTGTTGTGGACCTGCTGCTTGACACAG GCATGTGCAATGTTGATCAGCAGAATAAAGCCGGATATACAGCTGTGATGCTGGCAGCCCTTTCAGCAGTGAAGGAAGAGGACGACATGGCAGTGGTCCAGAAACTCTTCCGTCTGGGCAACGTCAATGCCAAGGCGAGCCAA GCAGGACAGACGGCTTTGATGCTGGCCGTGAGTCATGGACGGCATGAGATGGTGCGCGCACTGCTTGAATGTGGTGCTAATGTGAACATCCAAGATGACGAGGGGTCCACTGCTCTGATGTGTGCGAGTGAACACGGTCGAGCTGAGATTGTCTCCTTGCTGCTGGAGCAGCCGGGGTGTGACATTTCGGTCGTGGACAAT GATGGAAGTAATGCTCTCTCCATTGCCCTGGAGGCATCCCACAATGACATTGCAGTTCTACTTTATGCCCACATGAACTACTCAAAAACACAAGCGGAA GTATCACCCAAAGCAAACCCCCGGGTCCCGTCCAGTCCTAGAAAAACATGGCCCTCAGAGTGA
- the dpp9 gene encoding dipeptidyl peptidase 9 isoform X2, producing MHRGKRVKLEDDTEGSWKSFAAVRMTAVDDISDSTEVVEMEDVPSQFFVEKHSWDGLRDIIHGSRKYSGMIINKAPHDFQFVQKHDESGPHSHRLYYLGMPYGSRENSLLYSEIPKKIRKEALLVLSWKQMLDHFQATPHHGVYSREEELLRERKRLGVFGITSYDYHAQSGLFLFQASNSLFYCRDGGHNGFIAAPMKPVEIKTQCSGIRMDPKISPGDPNFIAFINNNDLWMTNIETGEERRLTFCHKGLNNVKEDPKSAGVATFVIQEEFDRFTGYWWSPAAPEDADGGKTLQLLYEEVDESEVEIIHVPSPALEERKADVYRYPRTGSKNPQISLKLAEIRTDQHGKIISTQNKELVLPFTTLFPGVEYIARAGWTKDGKFAWAVLLDRSQQKLQLVLLPPALFIAASVDDPQWEEHVEAMPEGVQPFIIYEEITDVWINVHDIFYPFIQTTNDKITFLWVNESQTGFCHLYRITSLLQPGCQQWSREYSPSEDDFKCPIEEEVALTSGEWEVLARHGSKIWVNEDTKLVYFQGTKDTPLEHHLYVVSYESPGEIVRLTKPGFSHSCSVSQNFDMFISHYSNVSTPPCVHVYKLTGSDSDPIHKEPEFWASMMEATGCPADYVPPEIFSFPANSGFRLYGMLYKPHNLKPGKKHPTILFVYGGPQVQLVNNSYKGVKYLRLNTLASLGYAVVVIDGRGSCQRGLKFEGALKNKMGQVEIEDQVEGLQFVAEKYKFIDLSRVAIHGWSYGGFLSLMGLIHRPNIFKVAIAGAPVTVWMAYDTGYTERYMDVPENNQQGYEAGSVALHVDKLPNEPNRLLILHGFLDENVHFFHTNFLVSQLIRAGKPYQLQIYPNERHSIRCPESGEHYEIMLLYFLQQHL from the exons ATGCATAGAGGAAAAAGGGTGAAACTTGAAGACGACACTGAAGGTAGTTGGAAAAG TTTTGCAGCTGTCAGAATGACCGCAGTAGATGACATCTCAGACAGCACAGAGGTTGTGGAAATGGAAGACGTCCCCTCCCAATTTTTTGTGGAGAAGCACTCATGGGATGGCTTGCGTGACATCATTCACGGCAGCCGGAAGTACTCTGGAATGATCATAAATAAGGCACCCCATGACTTCCAGTTCGTTCAGAAGCATGATGAGTCCGGCCCTCACTCGCACCGGCTCTACTACCTTG GAATGCCCTATGGGAGCAGAGAAAACTCATTATTGTACTCTGAAATCCCAAAGAAGATACGGAAAGAAGCCCTCTTGGTGTTATCATGGAAACAGATGTTAGATCACTTCCAG GCGACTCCGCATCATGGTGTGTATTCCCGTGAGGAGGAACTTCTCCGTGAGAGGAAGCGTCTGGGGGTCTTTGGCATCACGTCCTATGACTATCACGCACAAAGCGGCCTTTTCCTTTTCCAAGCAAGCAACAGCCTTTTCTATTGCCGTGATGGCGGCCATAACGGCTTCATT GCTGCCCCAATGAAGCCTGTGGAAATAAAGACTCAGTGCTCAGGGATTCGCATGGACCCCAAGATCTCTCCCGGTGATCCCAATTTTATTGCcttcataaataataatgacCTGTGGATGACGAATATCGAAACTGGAGAGGAGCGCAGACTTACTTTCTGTCATAAAG GATTGAATAATGTCAAGGAAGACCCAAAGTCTGCTGGTGTCGCAACCTTTGTGATTCAAGAAGAGTTTGACCGTTTCACGGGATACTGGTGGTCTCCGGCTGCTCCTGAAG ATGCAGATGGAGGCAAAACGCTCCAGTTGCTGTATGAGGAGGTTGATGAATCAGAAGTAGAGattattcatgtgccctcacCAGCTTTGGAGGAGCGGAAGGCAGATGTATATAGATATCCTCGCACCG GAAGCAAGAACCCTCAAATTAGCCTGAAACTAGCTGAGATTCGAACTGACCAGCATGGAAAG ATTATTAGCACACAAAACAAGGAGCTTGTTCTCCCATTCACAACACTCTTTCCTGGGGTTGAGTACATTGCGAGAGCTGGATGGACAAAAGATGGCAAATT TGCTTGGGCTGTGTTACTAGACCGCAGTCAACAGAAGCTTCAGTTAGTGCTGTTACCACCTGCGCTCTTCATAGCTGCGAGTGTGGATGATCCGCAGTGGGAGGAGCATGTGGAAGCCATGCCTGAGGGAGTCCAGCCCTTCATCATCTATGAGGAGATCACTGACGTCTGGATCAAC GTCCATGATATCTTCTATCCCTTCATTCAAACAACTAATGACAAGATCACCTTCCTGTGGGTGAACGAATCACAAACAGGCTTCTGCCATTTGTACAGAATAACCAGTCTCTTACAGCCAGGCTGCCAGCAGTGGTCCAGAGAATACAGTCCTTCAGAAG atgaTTTTAAATGCCCGATAGAAGAAGAGGTGGCTTTAACGAGTGGAGAGTGGGAAGTCTTGGCTAGACATGGCTCAAAG ATCTGGGTCAACGAAGACACCAAACTGGTGTACTTCCAGGGCACAAAAGATACTCCACTTGAACACCATCTTTATGTTGTGAGCTACGAATCTCCTGGAGAAATTGTCAGACTTACTAAGCCGGGCTTCTCTCACAGCTGCTCTGTTagccag AACTTTGACATGTTCATTAGCCACTACAGTAACGTGAGCACCCCGCCATGTGTTCACGTCTACAAACTGACGGGTTCTGACAGTGACCCCATACACAAAGAGCCGGAGTTCTGGGCGAGCATGATGGAGGCTACAG GTTGCCCGGCTGATTATGTCCCTCCTGAGATATTTAGCTTCCCTGCCAATTCCGGTTTCCGCCTATATGGAATGCTGTACAAACCACACAACCTGAAACCAGGCAAAAAACACCCCACAATACTGTTTGTGTACGGCGGTCCACAG gtgCAGTTAGTAAATAACTCCTACAAGGGTGTGAAGTATCTGCGTCTGAACACGTTGGCATCTCTGGGTTATGCAGTGGTGGTCATTGATGGAAGAGGGTCGTGCCAAAGAGGTCTTAAGTTTGAGGGGGcccttaaaaacaaaatg GGGCAGGTGGAGATTGAAGATCAGGTGGAGGGGCTTCAGTTTGTGGCAGAAAAGTACAAGTTCATAGATTTGAGTCGGGTTGCCATTCATGGTTGGTCTTACGGTGGATTCCTCTCTCTCATGGGCCTCATTCACAGGCCAAACATCTTCAAG GTGGCCATAGCAGGAGCTCCTGTGACAGTGTGGATGGCATACGACACTGGCTACACCGAACGCTACATGGACGTGCCTGAAAATAACCAGCAGGGATATGAGGCGGGCTCTGTCGCCCTGCACGTCGACAAACTTCCCAACGA GCCAAACCGATTACTGATTTTACATGGGTTCCTTGATGAAAACGTGCACTTTTTCCACACCAACTTCCTGGTGTCTCAACTCATCCGTGCAGGAAAGCCATATCAGCTACAG ATCTACCCCAATGAGAGACACAGCATTCGCTGTCCTGAATCCGGAGAGCACTACGAGATCATGCTACTGTACTTCCTCCAACAGCACCTCTGA
- the dpp9 gene encoding dipeptidyl peptidase 9 isoform X1: MHRGKRVKLEDDTEGSWKSFAAVRMTAVDDISDSTEVVEMEDVPSQFFVEKHSWDGLRDIIHGSRKYSGMIINKAPHDFQFVQKHDESGPHSHRLYYLGMPYGSRENSLLYSEIPKKIRKEALLVLSWKQMLDHFQATPHHGVYSREEELLRERKRLGVFGITSYDYHAQSGLFLFQASNSLFYCRDGGHNGFIQAAPMKPVEIKTQCSGIRMDPKISPGDPNFIAFINNNDLWMTNIETGEERRLTFCHKGLNNVKEDPKSAGVATFVIQEEFDRFTGYWWSPAAPEDADGGKTLQLLYEEVDESEVEIIHVPSPALEERKADVYRYPRTGSKNPQISLKLAEIRTDQHGKIISTQNKELVLPFTTLFPGVEYIARAGWTKDGKFAWAVLLDRSQQKLQLVLLPPALFIAASVDDPQWEEHVEAMPEGVQPFIIYEEITDVWINVHDIFYPFIQTTNDKITFLWVNESQTGFCHLYRITSLLQPGCQQWSREYSPSEDDFKCPIEEEVALTSGEWEVLARHGSKIWVNEDTKLVYFQGTKDTPLEHHLYVVSYESPGEIVRLTKPGFSHSCSVSQNFDMFISHYSNVSTPPCVHVYKLTGSDSDPIHKEPEFWASMMEATGCPADYVPPEIFSFPANSGFRLYGMLYKPHNLKPGKKHPTILFVYGGPQVQLVNNSYKGVKYLRLNTLASLGYAVVVIDGRGSCQRGLKFEGALKNKMGQVEIEDQVEGLQFVAEKYKFIDLSRVAIHGWSYGGFLSLMGLIHRPNIFKVAIAGAPVTVWMAYDTGYTERYMDVPENNQQGYEAGSVALHVDKLPNEPNRLLILHGFLDENVHFFHTNFLVSQLIRAGKPYQLQIYPNERHSIRCPESGEHYEIMLLYFLQQHL; this comes from the exons ATGCATAGAGGAAAAAGGGTGAAACTTGAAGACGACACTGAAGGTAGTTGGAAAAG TTTTGCAGCTGTCAGAATGACCGCAGTAGATGACATCTCAGACAGCACAGAGGTTGTGGAAATGGAAGACGTCCCCTCCCAATTTTTTGTGGAGAAGCACTCATGGGATGGCTTGCGTGACATCATTCACGGCAGCCGGAAGTACTCTGGAATGATCATAAATAAGGCACCCCATGACTTCCAGTTCGTTCAGAAGCATGATGAGTCCGGCCCTCACTCGCACCGGCTCTACTACCTTG GAATGCCCTATGGGAGCAGAGAAAACTCATTATTGTACTCTGAAATCCCAAAGAAGATACGGAAAGAAGCCCTCTTGGTGTTATCATGGAAACAGATGTTAGATCACTTCCAG GCGACTCCGCATCATGGTGTGTATTCCCGTGAGGAGGAACTTCTCCGTGAGAGGAAGCGTCTGGGGGTCTTTGGCATCACGTCCTATGACTATCACGCACAAAGCGGCCTTTTCCTTTTCCAAGCAAGCAACAGCCTTTTCTATTGCCGTGATGGCGGCCATAACGGCTTCATT CAGGCTGCCCCAATGAAGCCTGTGGAAATAAAGACTCAGTGCTCAGGGATTCGCATGGACCCCAAGATCTCTCCCGGTGATCCCAATTTTATTGCcttcataaataataatgacCTGTGGATGACGAATATCGAAACTGGAGAGGAGCGCAGACTTACTTTCTGTCATAAAG GATTGAATAATGTCAAGGAAGACCCAAAGTCTGCTGGTGTCGCAACCTTTGTGATTCAAGAAGAGTTTGACCGTTTCACGGGATACTGGTGGTCTCCGGCTGCTCCTGAAG ATGCAGATGGAGGCAAAACGCTCCAGTTGCTGTATGAGGAGGTTGATGAATCAGAAGTAGAGattattcatgtgccctcacCAGCTTTGGAGGAGCGGAAGGCAGATGTATATAGATATCCTCGCACCG GAAGCAAGAACCCTCAAATTAGCCTGAAACTAGCTGAGATTCGAACTGACCAGCATGGAAAG ATTATTAGCACACAAAACAAGGAGCTTGTTCTCCCATTCACAACACTCTTTCCTGGGGTTGAGTACATTGCGAGAGCTGGATGGACAAAAGATGGCAAATT TGCTTGGGCTGTGTTACTAGACCGCAGTCAACAGAAGCTTCAGTTAGTGCTGTTACCACCTGCGCTCTTCATAGCTGCGAGTGTGGATGATCCGCAGTGGGAGGAGCATGTGGAAGCCATGCCTGAGGGAGTCCAGCCCTTCATCATCTATGAGGAGATCACTGACGTCTGGATCAAC GTCCATGATATCTTCTATCCCTTCATTCAAACAACTAATGACAAGATCACCTTCCTGTGGGTGAACGAATCACAAACAGGCTTCTGCCATTTGTACAGAATAACCAGTCTCTTACAGCCAGGCTGCCAGCAGTGGTCCAGAGAATACAGTCCTTCAGAAG atgaTTTTAAATGCCCGATAGAAGAAGAGGTGGCTTTAACGAGTGGAGAGTGGGAAGTCTTGGCTAGACATGGCTCAAAG ATCTGGGTCAACGAAGACACCAAACTGGTGTACTTCCAGGGCACAAAAGATACTCCACTTGAACACCATCTTTATGTTGTGAGCTACGAATCTCCTGGAGAAATTGTCAGACTTACTAAGCCGGGCTTCTCTCACAGCTGCTCTGTTagccag AACTTTGACATGTTCATTAGCCACTACAGTAACGTGAGCACCCCGCCATGTGTTCACGTCTACAAACTGACGGGTTCTGACAGTGACCCCATACACAAAGAGCCGGAGTTCTGGGCGAGCATGATGGAGGCTACAG GTTGCCCGGCTGATTATGTCCCTCCTGAGATATTTAGCTTCCCTGCCAATTCCGGTTTCCGCCTATATGGAATGCTGTACAAACCACACAACCTGAAACCAGGCAAAAAACACCCCACAATACTGTTTGTGTACGGCGGTCCACAG gtgCAGTTAGTAAATAACTCCTACAAGGGTGTGAAGTATCTGCGTCTGAACACGTTGGCATCTCTGGGTTATGCAGTGGTGGTCATTGATGGAAGAGGGTCGTGCCAAAGAGGTCTTAAGTTTGAGGGGGcccttaaaaacaaaatg GGGCAGGTGGAGATTGAAGATCAGGTGGAGGGGCTTCAGTTTGTGGCAGAAAAGTACAAGTTCATAGATTTGAGTCGGGTTGCCATTCATGGTTGGTCTTACGGTGGATTCCTCTCTCTCATGGGCCTCATTCACAGGCCAAACATCTTCAAG GTGGCCATAGCAGGAGCTCCTGTGACAGTGTGGATGGCATACGACACTGGCTACACCGAACGCTACATGGACGTGCCTGAAAATAACCAGCAGGGATATGAGGCGGGCTCTGTCGCCCTGCACGTCGACAAACTTCCCAACGA GCCAAACCGATTACTGATTTTACATGGGTTCCTTGATGAAAACGTGCACTTTTTCCACACCAACTTCCTGGTGTCTCAACTCATCCGTGCAGGAAAGCCATATCAGCTACAG ATCTACCCCAATGAGAGACACAGCATTCGCTGTCCTGAATCCGGAGAGCACTACGAGATCATGCTACTGTACTTCCTCCAACAGCACCTCTGA